A single genomic interval of Carboxydocella sporoproducens DSM 16521 harbors:
- the yunB gene encoding sporulation protein YunB yields the protein MGRRPSLQGFGPRRRRPWLALVLFLVAILISGFYLLDLLIAAPLRAEAEAQVKRLATEIVHRSVLEEMERFGQGNLVKVYKDGEGRPVLMEPDVVALDKLQSRVALTVNRRLEELKIKKVTVPLGTITRITWLAAWGPGIKVEVWPTGAVKTEIKNEVKTAGINQTRHVISLMVETQLQIVVPPFTDRTVPVHTEVLLTNLMVVGPVPQFYGDFGFRNDRTGP from the coding sequence ATGGGACGCCGTCCATCACTGCAGGGTTTTGGCCCACGCCGGCGGAGACCGTGGCTGGCGCTGGTTCTATTCCTGGTCGCAATCCTCATTAGCGGCTTTTATCTGCTGGATCTCCTCATTGCTGCTCCCTTGCGGGCTGAAGCAGAGGCCCAGGTCAAGCGCCTGGCCACGGAAATTGTGCATCGCTCTGTTCTGGAAGAGATGGAACGTTTCGGCCAGGGCAACCTGGTTAAGGTATATAAAGATGGGGAAGGGCGGCCAGTGCTGATGGAACCGGATGTGGTAGCTCTCGACAAGCTGCAGAGCCGGGTAGCATTAACAGTAAACCGACGCCTGGAGGAATTGAAAATAAAAAAGGTAACCGTTCCGCTGGGGACGATTACCCGTATCACCTGGCTGGCGGCCTGGGGGCCAGGGATTAAAGTGGAAGTTTGGCCCACAGGTGCAGTTAAAACGGAGATAAAAAATGAAGTAAAAACAGCCGGGATCAACCAGACCCGGCACGTAATCAGCTTGATGGTGGAGACCCAGCTGCAAATCGTGGTGCCGCCCTTTACAGATCGGACTGTACCAGTACACACTGAGGTGCTGTTGACCAATCTGATGGTGGTGGGTCCTGTACCGCAATTCTATGGGGATTTTGGTTTTAGAAATGACCGAACAGGCCCATGA